From one Eisenibacter elegans DSM 3317 genomic stretch:
- a CDS encoding TonB-dependent receptor, giving the protein MLRFLSLSLCVLTLSFGLLQAQQISGRITDGQTQEPLVGVSVRLAGSTTGTVTDAKGYFNLPHQETTATLEVRYIGYETMTLNWREGQNLQVNLKPDYLNLNEITVVGYDANQTLLKTPGSLGLVTERDIARADKTSLSQLMNHIPGVQARGSNTLRPATISIRGMGARGPGGSGRIKIYLNDLMLTNPDGSNAWEDIDPYTIGRMEVIKGPASSIYGASIGGVININTQSTPFQERSVETFGMVGSFDTYRYGATARFSNESTNLMLTYGTQATQGFREFSPEERNFLTFLGTFTASERQTLTLFVNRNRYASRAPGALTAEQAAENPRQALASQVMFNAGRDITFTRLGLSSEYRLAPRWSNTTSITGSFSDLDHPVARIYIYNWIQNFGGRTRFRYDGNLGAMPMRLTFGAEAQVGVNRLNFYGNASGRPNAVAIGDRVSNTRNVVTFAQAEIDLTERLLLSLGASANFYLYRYTEFTRPSPEEQVREFDPFYAPRLGLNYRINERHALHANVSRGFTPPAVGDINQPDGTVNIGLNPETAWSFELGARGSWLNGRLSYDIAAFRMDLNNEILQRTPAVGFTIRENAGSTRYNGFEGLVSWNIVQAPEQWLSLARVYASYTYLDAQFVEFVENPAVGVEVSANGNTVPGNAPHRLFSGMELNTRPGFYAYATYEWVDTTPINNLNTLSNSSFGLLGAKIGWTRTLGQFVLDVHVGGNNLTDEIYSDSPALNPNAIAQGPLAGQVPFLNLNWGRNYYTGLSLKYKF; this is encoded by the coding sequence ATGTTACGATTCTTATCATTATCGTTGTGCGTGCTCACACTTAGTTTTGGGCTATTACAGGCACAACAAATCTCTGGTCGCATTACGGATGGACAAACACAAGAGCCACTCGTGGGGGTAAGCGTACGCCTAGCCGGTAGCACCACCGGCACCGTTACGGATGCGAAAGGTTACTTTAACTTGCCTCATCAAGAAACAACTGCCACACTCGAAGTACGCTATATCGGCTATGAAACTATGACGCTCAACTGGCGCGAAGGGCAAAACCTACAGGTAAACCTCAAGCCTGACTACCTCAACCTCAACGAAATCACCGTAGTAGGTTACGATGCCAATCAGACTTTGCTCAAAACCCCCGGTTCTTTGGGTTTAGTTACAGAACGAGACATCGCACGGGCGGATAAAACTTCACTCAGCCAGCTGATGAACCATATCCCCGGCGTACAAGCGCGTGGTAGCAATACCTTGCGTCCGGCAACAATTTCAATCCGTGGGATGGGTGCACGCGGTCCCGGCGGCTCCGGGCGCATCAAAATCTATCTCAATGACTTGATGCTGACCAACCCCGACGGCTCTAATGCTTGGGAAGACATTGACCCCTACACCATTGGCCGGATGGAGGTAATCAAAGGTCCTGCATCGAGCATTTATGGAGCTTCGATTGGTGGGGTGATTAACATCAACACCCAAAGCACGCCTTTTCAAGAGCGTAGCGTGGAGACTTTTGGAATGGTAGGTAGTTTTGATACCTATCGCTATGGGGCAACGGCGCGTTTTAGCAACGAAAGTACCAACCTGATGCTGACTTATGGCACACAGGCCACGCAGGGTTTCCGAGAGTTTTCGCCCGAAGAGCGTAATTTCTTGACTTTCTTGGGCACGTTTACGGCCTCTGAGCGTCAGACACTGACCCTCTTTGTGAATCGCAACCGCTATGCTTCGCGAGCGCCGGGTGCGCTTACGGCTGAACAGGCTGCCGAAAACCCTCGTCAGGCTTTGGCCTCTCAGGTGATGTTTAATGCGGGGCGTGATATTACCTTTACCCGCCTTGGTCTGTCGAGCGAGTACCGCTTAGCGCCCCGCTGGAGCAATACAACCAGCATTACGGGTTCATTTTCTGACCTAGACCACCCGGTGGCACGTATTTATATATACAACTGGATTCAGAACTTTGGCGGGCGCACACGTTTCCGTTATGATGGCAATCTAGGGGCAATGCCTATGCGTCTTACCTTTGGGGCAGAAGCACAGGTGGGTGTAAACCGCCTCAACTTCTATGGCAATGCCAGTGGCCGCCCCAATGCAGTAGCCATCGGCGACCGTGTAAGCAACACCCGCAATGTAGTTACTTTTGCCCAAGCCGAAATAGACCTAACTGAGCGCCTACTCTTGAGCCTTGGCGCAAGTGCCAACTTTTACCTCTACCGATATACCGAGTTTACCCGCCCCTCCCCTGAAGAGCAGGTGCGTGAGTTTGACCCCTTCTATGCGCCACGCCTAGGGCTGAACTATCGTATCAACGAGCGCCACGCCCTACATGCCAACGTAAGCCGTGGGTTTACACCTCCAGCAGTAGGCGATATCAATCAACCTGATGGTACGGTCAACATCGGGCTGAACCCCGAGACGGCTTGGAGCTTTGAGCTAGGGGCGAGAGGTAGCTGGCTCAATGGCCGTCTGAGCTATGACATCGCTGCTTTCCGAATGGATTTGAACAACGAAATCCTTCAACGTACTCCGGCAGTGGGTTTTACCATTCGTGAAAATGCTGGTAGCACCCGTTACAACGGATTTGAGGGCTTGGTGTCGTGGAATATCGTACAAGCGCCGGAACAGTGGCTTTCGTTAGCAAGGGTATATGCCTCTTATACCTACTTGGACGCACAGTTTGTAGAATTTGTAGAAAACCCAGCAGTAGGCGTGGAGGTGAGTGCCAATGGCAATACCGTTCCGGGCAACGCTCCGCATCGCCTTTTCAGCGGAATGGAGTTGAATACCCGCCCCGGGTTTTATGCCTATGCTACCTATGAATGGGTTGATACTACGCCTATCAACAACCTGAATACGCTCAGCAACTCAAGCTTTGGCTTGCTGGGAGCCAAAATCGGCTGGACACGTACATTAGGGCAGTTTGTGCTGGATGTGCACGTAGGTGGCAATAACCTTACTGATGAGATTTACAGTGACTCGCCTGCACTCAATCCCAATGCCATCGCGCAGGGGCCGCTGGCAGGACAGGTGCCCTTCCTGAACCTCAACTGGGGGCGAAACTACTATACCGGCCTGTCTCTCAAATACAAATTCTAA
- a CDS encoding DUF1684 domain-containing protein produces MQSVSFRLYQYILLGLLLFATACQAPDDSPEGYVLRIKDARFKKDQDFAKSSASPIKNKTSFKGLHYFDIDPAYRFKATITQKHDLKPISIQMTGGKAEQLFHFATISFEYEGKQYTLEAYKHKHRDKTAFIPFQDKTSGRETYGGGRYLDAPISPAEKWIDLDFNEAYLPYCAYNSQYACPIPPRENRLQIAIKAGERLPSEEGGNFLQE; encoded by the coding sequence ATGCAATCTGTCTCTTTTAGGTTATACCAATATATCCTCCTAGGTTTACTGCTCTTCGCTACGGCCTGTCAGGCTCCAGACGATAGCCCTGAGGGCTATGTCTTACGCATCAAAGATGCTCGGTTCAAAAAAGACCAAGATTTTGCCAAAAGCAGCGCCTCCCCTATTAAAAACAAGACTTCTTTTAAAGGATTACACTATTTTGACATTGACCCTGCTTACCGCTTCAAGGCGACCATCACTCAAAAACACGACCTCAAGCCTATCAGCATTCAAATGACCGGGGGCAAGGCCGAGCAGTTATTTCATTTTGCCACCATCAGTTTTGAGTACGAAGGCAAGCAGTATACCCTCGAAGCGTACAAACACAAACACCGCGACAAGACGGCCTTCATCCCCTTCCAAGACAAAACCAGCGGTAGAGAGACCTACGGCGGCGGGCGATACCTTGATGCGCCCATCAGCCCAGCAGAAAAATGGATAGACCTCGACTTCAATGAGGCCTACCTTCCCTATTGTGCCTACAACAGTCAATATGCCTGCCCCATTCCGCCTCGCGAAAACCGCCTCCAGATTGCTATCAAAGCCGGAGAACGCCTCCCTTCTGAAGAGGGTGGCAACTTCTTGCAAGAGTAG
- a CDS encoding lysophospholipid acyltransferase family protein: protein MRKLGLYLYLTWAVFWGALVFVLMYPLILICIQRPGWHRFYHGLSKVWAWTFYRLALLRVRSRWEFKPERGQVYVFCSNHFSYLDIPLLTLAVPSFTVFVGLHDLNRIPLFGYMFRKIHIPIDRSSPRSRYLTYQRAKDALAAGKSVAIFPEGGIWATDFPHMAPFKDGAFRMAIEQGVSIVPVTIPHNWRMMPLMNLNKFKRVRSEVIFHQPIPTKGLRLEDVPRLKAQVFEVIDQQLQQYFPEAYVYE from the coding sequence ATGCGCAAATTAGGGCTTTATCTTTATCTTACTTGGGCTGTTTTTTGGGGGGCATTGGTTTTTGTGTTGATGTATCCCTTGATTCTGATTTGTATTCAGCGCCCCGGCTGGCATCGGTTTTATCACGGGCTAAGTAAGGTCTGGGCTTGGACATTTTACCGCTTGGCGCTGTTGCGGGTACGTAGCCGCTGGGAGTTTAAGCCGGAGCGTGGGCAGGTATATGTTTTTTGCTCCAATCATTTTTCTTATCTTGATATTCCCCTCTTGACACTGGCTGTACCTTCATTTACAGTTTTTGTAGGGTTGCACGACCTCAACCGTATTCCCTTGTTTGGGTATATGTTCCGCAAAATCCATATTCCTATTGATCGCTCAAGCCCACGCAGCCGCTACCTGACCTACCAACGCGCCAAAGATGCGCTGGCAGCCGGCAAAAGTGTGGCTATTTTTCCGGAGGGAGGTATTTGGGCTACTGATTTTCCACATATGGCACCGTTTAAGGATGGGGCTTTCCGGATGGCTATCGAGCAGGGGGTGTCTATTGTACCGGTTACTATTCCCCACAACTGGCGGATGATGCCCCTGATGAACCTGAATAAATTCAAGCGAGTGCGCTCAGAGGTGATTTTCCATCAGCCCATCCCTACCAAAGGCCTGCGCTTGGAAGATGTTCCTCGTTTGAAAGCGCAGGTGTTTGAAGTCATCGACCAACAATTACAGCAGTATTTCCCCGAGGCGTATGTGTATGAATAG
- a CDS encoding succinate dehydrogenase cytochrome b subunit, giving the protein MSSTTVAPKKTHWFIQMMSSSIGKKVVMSLTGLFLITFLVVHLSGNLQLLAGDDGKAFNLYADFMSKNPLIQVVSKVNFVLILMHVVYGFMLASQNTQARPERYRYNRPGANSSWASRNMTLLGTVLLVFIVVHLANFWFPAKYGTVAKVSYDGQEYKDLYLMTKEAFAQWWLVALYIIAMGSLAFHLSHGFVSAFRSLGLDHKKYTPILKFVGLVFCIIVPLAFALIPAIMFIQQMA; this is encoded by the coding sequence ATGAGTTCTACCACTGTAGCCCCTAAAAAGACCCATTGGTTCATACAAATGATGAGCAGCAGCATCGGCAAAAAGGTCGTAATGTCGCTCACTGGTTTGTTTTTGATTACCTTCCTAGTTGTTCACCTTTCAGGAAACTTACAACTACTCGCCGGAGACGATGGCAAAGCCTTTAATCTGTATGCAGACTTTATGAGCAAAAACCCGCTCATTCAGGTAGTCTCAAAGGTAAACTTTGTGCTCATCTTGATGCACGTGGTTTATGGCTTTATGCTAGCCTCCCAAAACACACAAGCCCGCCCCGAGCGCTACCGTTATAACCGCCCCGGCGCTAACAGCTCTTGGGCATCACGCAATATGACCCTTTTGGGTACGGTATTGTTGGTGTTTATTGTGGTGCACTTGGCCAATTTTTGGTTTCCTGCCAAGTATGGCACTGTTGCCAAGGTAAGCTATGATGGCCAAGAGTACAAAGATCTCTACCTGATGACCAAAGAAGCTTTCGCACAGTGGTGGTTGGTGGCTTTGTACATCATAGCGATGGGCAGCTTGGCTTTTCACCTTTCGCACGGCTTCGTGAGCGCATTCCGTAGCTTGGGTCTTGATCACAAAAAATATACGCCAATCTTGAAGTTCGTCGGATTGGTGTTTTGCATTATAGTTCCTCTAGCTTTTGCCCTTATTCCTGCCATTATGTTTATCCAACAGATGGCATAA
- a CDS encoding fumarate reductase/succinate dehydrogenase flavoprotein subunit: MQLDSRIPEGPLADKWSNHKFSVKLVNPANKRKYDVIVVGTGLAGASAAASLAELGYNVKAFCFQDSPRRAHSIAAQGGINAAKNYQNDGDSVYRLFYDTVKGGDYRAREANVYRLAEVSVNIIDQCVAQGVPFAREYGGLLANRSFGGAQVSRTFYASGQTGQQLLLGAYSALSRQVANGKVKLYTRTEMLDVVLVDGVARGIVTRNLITGQIESHSAHAVLLCTGGYGNVFFLSTNAMGSNVTAAWRAHRKGALFGNPCFTQIHPTCIPVHGENQSKLTLMSESLRNDGRVWVPKTKEHAEAIRKGTLKASDLAEEDRDYYLEERYPSFGNLVPRDVASRNAKAVCDDGRSIVPFGEAVFLDFRDAIKRDGLKVIQDKYGNLFDMYAKIAGENPYEVPMKIYPAVHYTMGGLWVDYNLMTTIPGLYALGEANFSDHGANRLGASALMQGLADGYFVIPYTLGDYLAKMPANDKVPTDHEAFKTAEAEVKSRIKQLMGVKGKKSVDQFHKELGKIMWEYCGMARNKEGLEKGIKLIHDLRQEYYKDVKVLGDAEELNISLEKAMRVADFLELGELMMRDALDREESCGGHFREEHQTEDNEALRDDENFCFVSAWEYKGENQVPVRHKEELKFENVKLTQRSYK, encoded by the coding sequence ATGCAATTAGATTCCAGAATTCCAGAAGGCCCTCTCGCCGATAAGTGGAGCAACCATAAATTCAGTGTAAAGCTTGTAAACCCTGCCAACAAGCGTAAGTATGACGTAATTGTGGTAGGTACAGGCTTGGCTGGTGCTTCAGCGGCTGCTTCGTTAGCGGAGTTGGGCTACAATGTAAAAGCGTTTTGCTTCCAAGATAGCCCCCGCCGTGCGCACAGTATCGCTGCCCAAGGGGGTATCAACGCTGCCAAAAACTATCAGAATGACGGCGATAGCGTCTACCGCCTCTTCTATGACACCGTAAAAGGAGGGGACTACCGCGCCCGCGAGGCCAACGTATACCGCTTGGCCGAGGTGAGTGTCAATATCATCGACCAGTGTGTGGCGCAAGGTGTACCCTTTGCCCGCGAATATGGAGGACTATTGGCCAACCGCTCTTTTGGTGGAGCACAGGTATCGCGTACTTTCTATGCCAGTGGTCAGACAGGCCAGCAGCTCCTACTAGGTGCTTATAGCGCCCTAAGCCGCCAAGTAGCCAATGGCAAAGTAAAGCTTTATACCCGTACCGAAATGCTAGATGTTGTTTTGGTAGATGGTGTAGCGCGTGGTATCGTAACCCGAAACCTCATCACCGGCCAAATTGAATCGCACAGCGCCCACGCCGTGTTGCTCTGTACCGGTGGCTACGGCAACGTGTTCTTCCTCTCTACCAATGCGATGGGTTCTAACGTTACTGCCGCTTGGCGCGCCCACCGCAAAGGAGCCTTGTTTGGTAACCCTTGCTTTACCCAAATTCACCCAACTTGTATCCCCGTACACGGCGAAAACCAGTCTAAGCTGACCCTGATGTCTGAGTCGCTCCGTAACGACGGACGTGTGTGGGTTCCTAAAACCAAAGAACACGCTGAGGCTATCCGCAAAGGAACACTCAAAGCCAGTGACTTGGCCGAAGAAGACCGCGACTACTACCTCGAAGAGCGATACCCCTCGTTTGGTAACCTCGTCCCCCGTGACGTGGCCTCGCGCAACGCTAAAGCCGTTTGCGACGATGGGCGCAGCATCGTGCCTTTTGGCGAAGCGGTATTCCTCGACTTCCGCGATGCCATCAAGCGTGACGGCCTCAAAGTGATTCAAGACAAGTATGGCAACCTCTTCGATATGTACGCCAAAATCGCCGGCGAAAACCCTTACGAAGTGCCAATGAAGATTTACCCTGCCGTACACTATACTATGGGCGGCCTCTGGGTAGATTACAACCTCATGACGACCATCCCCGGTCTTTATGCCCTTGGCGAAGCCAACTTCTCTGACCACGGCGCTAACCGCCTCGGTGCCAGTGCTTTGATGCAAGGATTGGCCGACGGATACTTTGTTATCCCTTATACCTTAGGTGATTACCTAGCCAAAATGCCTGCCAATGACAAGGTGCCTACCGACCACGAGGCTTTCAAAACAGCCGAAGCCGAAGTCAAAAGCCGCATCAAACAACTGATGGGTGTCAAAGGCAAAAAATCAGTAGACCAATTCCACAAAGAGCTAGGTAAAATCATGTGGGAGTACTGCGGCATGGCTCGTAACAAAGAAGGCCTCGAAAAAGGTATTAAGCTCATCCACGACCTACGCCAAGAGTATTACAAAGACGTAAAAGTACTTGGAGATGCCGAAGAGCTCAACATCAGCCTCGAAAAGGCAATGCGTGTAGCTGACTTCCTTGAGCTTGGCGAGCTGATGATGCGCGATGCCCTCGACCGTGAAGAGTCTTGCGGTGGCCACTTCCGCGAAGAGCACCAAACAGAAGATAACGAAGCCCTACGCGACGACGAAAACTTCTGCTTTGTATCGGCTTGGGAGTACAAAGGCGAAAACCAAGTGCCTGTACGCCACAAAGAAGAACTCAAGTTCGAGAACGTCAAGCTTACCCAGCGTAGCTACAAATAA
- a CDS encoding succinate dehydrogenase/fumarate reductase iron-sulfur subunit gives MKFTLKIWRQKNAKDKGKMVTYQVDNISSDMSFLEMLDTLNEQLVAKDEEPVAFDHDCREGICGMCSLYINGRAHGPEAGTTACQLHMRSFKDGETIYIEPWRAKPFPVIKDLVVDRSAFDRIMQAGGYVSVNTGVTVDANEMPIAKQIADEAFSYAACIGCGACVAACKNASAMLFVSAKVSQLALLPQGKAERKVRVERMVAQMDSEGFGSCTNTGACSAECPKGIPLTAIARLNREYLGAKITSNNV, from the coding sequence ATGAAATTTACACTCAAAATATGGCGACAAAAAAACGCCAAAGACAAAGGTAAAATGGTTACCTACCAAGTAGACAACATCTCTTCAGATATGTCTTTCTTGGAAATGCTCGACACCCTCAACGAACAACTCGTAGCCAAAGACGAAGAACCAGTGGCTTTCGACCACGACTGCCGCGAGGGTATTTGCGGAATGTGTAGCCTGTACATCAACGGACGTGCCCACGGCCCCGAAGCCGGCACTACCGCCTGCCAGTTGCACATGCGTAGTTTCAAAGACGGCGAAACCATCTACATCGAGCCTTGGAGAGCCAAGCCTTTCCCTGTTATTAAAGACCTCGTGGTAGACCGCAGCGCCTTCGACCGCATTATGCAAGCCGGCGGCTATGTGTCTGTCAATACAGGCGTTACCGTAGATGCCAACGAAATGCCTATTGCCAAGCAAATCGCTGACGAAGCTTTCAGCTATGCCGCTTGTATCGGCTGTGGCGCTTGTGTGGCTGCTTGTAAAAATGCCTCAGCAATGCTCTTCGTATCGGCCAAGGTATCACAGCTCGCCCTGCTACCCCAAGGCAAGGCCGAACGTAAAGTTCGTGTAGAGCGTATGGTGGCTCAAATGGACAGCGAAGGCTTCGGCTCTTGTACCAATACCGGTGCTTGCTCGGCAGAGTGTCCCAAAGGCATTCCTCTGACGGCTATCGCCCGCCTGAACCGCGAATACCTCGGTGCTAAAATCACCTCTAACAACGTATAA
- a CDS encoding FAD-dependent oxidoreductase gives MNASDNPAHILLVGAGLTGALLSIFLAKRGFRVSVYEKRPDPCLYPTEEGRSINLALSHRGIRALKQVGLDEYILQHALPMRGRLLHSQGQDDRYVPYGKDDSYYINSISRSRLNSLLIEEARRYPLITFYFEHVCEGVDFEKNTVFLRHKPTEAQVIAKADVIMGVDGAGSAVRKQMQAQHNFEQSVDFLEHGYKELTIPPTASGDFAIRPDALHIWPRKSFMLIALPNVDKSFTCTLFLANEGPVSFNSLQSTEAVEDFFDTHFADVKTLMPQLSSEFLKNPVGLLGTLRCNPWYRPYNALLLGDAAHAIVPFYGQGMNASFEDCLVLDQCIETYGRAWAKVFERFQQLRKPNTDAIAALAIENFYEMRDGVTEEAFLRMKQLEHQLENTYPDYRSKYSMVTFSPEMSYAEAQRLGNLQNEWLLAFCRQQTNLSTVNLEEVYRALKTAVPVA, from the coding sequence ATGAATGCATCTGACAATCCTGCCCATATCCTCCTTGTAGGAGCCGGACTTACCGGAGCCTTGCTTTCTATTTTTCTGGCCAAGCGTGGCTTTCGTGTATCGGTATATGAGAAACGTCCTGACCCTTGCCTCTACCCAACCGAAGAGGGGCGTTCTATCAATTTGGCGCTTTCTCATCGGGGCATTCGAGCGCTCAAACAAGTAGGGCTAGACGAGTACATACTCCAACATGCCCTGCCAATGCGCGGGCGTTTGTTGCATAGCCAAGGCCAAGACGACCGCTACGTACCCTATGGCAAAGACGACAGTTACTATATCAACTCTATCTCCCGCAGCCGGCTCAACAGCCTCTTGATAGAGGAGGCGCGCCGCTACCCGCTGATTACGTTTTACTTTGAACATGTATGTGAAGGAGTCGATTTTGAAAAAAATACGGTCTTCTTGCGTCACAAACCCACCGAAGCCCAAGTCATCGCCAAGGCTGATGTCATTATGGGAGTAGATGGTGCTGGCTCGGCAGTACGTAAGCAGATGCAAGCACAGCATAATTTTGAGCAGTCGGTCGATTTCCTAGAACACGGCTACAAGGAGCTGACTATCCCCCCGACAGCCTCCGGCGACTTTGCCATCCGCCCAGACGCACTGCATATCTGGCCGCGCAAATCGTTTATGCTTATTGCCTTGCCCAATGTAGACAAGAGTTTCACCTGTACCTTGTTTTTAGCCAACGAGGGGCCTGTTAGTTTCAATAGTTTGCAAAGTACAGAGGCTGTAGAAGATTTTTTTGACACCCATTTTGCCGATGTCAAAACACTGATGCCTCAGCTCAGCTCGGAGTTTCTCAAAAATCCTGTAGGGCTTTTGGGTACATTGCGTTGCAACCCTTGGTATCGGCCTTACAACGCGTTGTTGTTGGGAGATGCTGCTCACGCCATTGTTCCTTTTTATGGTCAAGGGATGAACGCTTCTTTTGAAGACTGCCTCGTGCTTGACCAATGTATAGAGACTTATGGCAGGGCTTGGGCCAAGGTATTTGAGCGCTTCCAGCAATTGCGCAAGCCTAATACAGATGCTATTGCAGCCTTGGCAATAGAGAATTTTTATGAAATGCGTGATGGCGTAACCGAAGAAGCCTTCTTGAGGATGAAACAGCTCGAACACCAACTCGAAAATACCTATCCCGACTATCGCTCCAAATACAGTATGGTTACCTTCTCGCCCGAAATGTCCTATGCTGAAGCGCAGCGGTTAGGGAACTTACAAAACGAGTGGTTGCTAGCTTTTTGCCGTCAACAAACCAACTTAAGTACTGTAAATTTGGAGGAGGTATACCGCGCCCTCAAAACTGCCGTGCCTGTAGCCTGA
- a CDS encoding pyridoxamine 5'-phosphate oxidase family protein: MPIDIEHLSLEALETDIWQRLVNGSLRPKDYWHTGVLGTFDGQAIRQRTVVLRQALPSEREVIFHTDYRSEKYQQLCQYPALSWLFYHPRTQIQLRLEGQASLHHNDTLAANHWQKLSPYGRKLYNSNFAPGSPTDSPQDGLPTLLQGHLPELPADWVSQGQTNFAVVRMHVVRMEWLCLHPQGHRRAHWNYSMPSAPLAQWLIP, translated from the coding sequence ATGCCGATTGATATAGAACACCTTTCCCTTGAAGCACTCGAAACCGATATTTGGCAGCGGTTGGTCAATGGGAGTTTGCGCCCCAAAGATTACTGGCATACAGGAGTGTTGGGAACTTTTGACGGGCAGGCCATCCGCCAGCGGACGGTGGTGCTGCGGCAAGCGCTACCTAGTGAGCGAGAGGTGATTTTTCATACTGACTACCGCTCCGAAAAATACCAACAACTCTGCCAATACCCTGCGCTGAGTTGGCTTTTTTATCATCCACGTACACAGATACAGCTCCGCTTAGAAGGGCAGGCCAGTCTACACCACAACGACACATTGGCGGCAAACCATTGGCAAAAGTTGTCTCCATATGGGCGCAAGCTCTATAACAGCAACTTTGCACCGGGCAGCCCTACTGACAGCCCTCAAGACGGCCTACCAACACTATTGCAGGGGCATCTGCCCGAGCTACCAGCAGACTGGGTCTCCCAAGGCCAAACAAACTTTGCGGTGGTGCGTATGCATGTTGTCCGGATGGAGTGGCTTTGTTTGCATCCTCAAGGACATCGCCGCGCCCACTGGAACTACAGTATGCCATCAGCCCCCTTGGCGCAATGGCTGATTCCGTAA
- a CDS encoding peroxiredoxin: protein MALKVGTQAPDFSLPSTSGKDFKLSEDMAGKPCIIYFYPKDFTPGCTAEACDFRDNIGFFKGFDIDIIGVSRDDIPTHLKFKEEYQLPFELLADTSGKISEQYKALIPLLRLNKRITYLLDASHKVAAVYEQMFGAKQHIKAMIEEIKKTQ from the coding sequence ATGGCACTCAAAGTAGGTACACAAGCTCCAGATTTCAGCCTGCCCTCCACCTCGGGCAAAGACTTCAAGCTTTCTGAAGATATGGCGGGCAAACCCTGCATCATTTACTTTTACCCTAAGGACTTCACGCCCGGCTGTACGGCAGAAGCTTGCGATTTTCGAGATAATATCGGCTTTTTCAAGGGCTTTGATATTGACATCATTGGGGTGAGTCGTGATGACATCCCCACACACCTCAAGTTTAAGGAAGAGTATCAGCTGCCTTTTGAACTGCTTGCCGACACCAGCGGAAAAATCTCGGAGCAATACAAGGCTTTGATTCCACTACTGCGCCTCAACAAACGTATTACCTATTTGCTGGATGCTTCACACAAGGTAGCGGCAGTGTATGAGCAGATGTTTGGTGCCAAACAACACATCAAAGCAATGATAGAGGAAATCAAAAAAACACAATGA
- the rsmA gene encoding 16S rRNA (adenine(1518)-N(6)/adenine(1519)-N(6))-dimethyltransferase RsmA, with product MVKPKKHLGQHFLKDLSIAQRIAEALQQHRGYGQLLEIGPGTGVLTQFLVKDERFALKLIEIDVESVVYLQQHYPAAAAGLEVQDFLALDLAEGFAPQLGIIGNFPYNISSQIFFKVLEHRHQVLEVVGMLQKEVAQRLAAKPGNKIYGILSVLLQAYYEVEYLFEVPPGVFIPPPKVDSAVIALRRNDVERLACNEKLFFQLVKQGFNQRRKTLRNALKAMGVPYWLQEDPLLAKRAEQLNVADFVYLAQAWEKPQTTITNP from the coding sequence ATGGTCAAACCCAAGAAACATTTAGGGCAACACTTCCTCAAAGACTTATCTATTGCGCAGCGTATTGCCGAAGCGCTACAACAACACCGAGGCTATGGCCAATTGCTCGAAATAGGCCCCGGCACGGGTGTATTGACACAGTTTTTGGTCAAGGATGAGCGTTTTGCGTTGAAGTTGATAGAAATAGACGTAGAGTCGGTAGTGTATTTACAACAGCATTACCCGGCAGCTGCTGCCGGCTTAGAGGTACAAGATTTTTTGGCCTTAGATTTGGCCGAAGGCTTTGCCCCCCAATTGGGGATTATTGGGAACTTCCCTTATAATATTTCTTCTCAGATATTTTTCAAAGTCTTAGAGCACCGCCATCAAGTGTTAGAGGTAGTGGGGATGTTGCAGAAAGAAGTAGCACAACGGCTGGCTGCCAAACCGGGCAACAAGATTTATGGTATTTTGAGTGTGCTTTTGCAGGCTTATTATGAGGTTGAGTACTTGTTTGAAGTACCTCCCGGGGTGTTTATTCCTCCCCCCAAGGTCGATTCGGCTGTTATTGCACTAAGGCGCAATGACGTTGAGCGTTTGGCCTGCAATGAGAAACTGTTTTTCCAGTTGGTAAAACAGGGCTTCAACCAACGCCGCAAGACCCTTCGCAATGCCCTCAAAGCGATGGGAGTGCCGTATTGGCTTCAAGAAGATCCCTTATTAGCCAAACGCGCCGAGCAGCTCAATGTGGCAGATTTTGTGTATCTTGCCCAAGCTTGGGAAAAACCCCAAACAACTATTACTAACCCATAA